The following are from one region of the Trichoderma breve strain T069 chromosome 5, whole genome shotgun sequence genome:
- a CDS encoding starter unit:ACP transacylase in aflatoxin biosynthesis domain-containing protein: MTAITKRHLLLFGDQTVEKLTSIRALVCNAKTSPAAKRFLQEITDVIQIEFSTLSKSEHGWTGTFDTLLGLAEENDEQNGANTLVSTVLMCIGRLGELVVHAERNSTILGTPERPVEILGFCTGLLPAAVVVAAKDTSELHTLAREIVQVTFRMTREIVRQTKLVEDSSGDWARTYIGITREKMESILDDFHTSNSIPPTRQISVGVVSEKWTTIIGAPSSLTRLSSWSSEIQSASHAKTDIGALIHSKVLPPIDLEKLLAPFSWRDRVLDWTKARMLSPASGIDYTNSSLGSLVGQIINDIASNALLIDETIQACISRLDKTTTFSVTVPGPTGYLPAVEQAFRSSKVQYELNKQATDATGSGRGGSDMIAIIGMSGRFPGTNSPEEFWDDVLAANCHIESVPKSRWDLDVFFDPDDKSTRKNATTAMHGAWLESPGLFDNRLFNMSPREASQADPIHRLLLTTSYEALESAGYSPDGTISTESNRIASFFGQTSADWQDVLNQEGIDIYYIPGVGRAFASGRVNHHFKWGGTSLSVDAACATGIATVSLAVSALLARECDMALAGGGAVHVSPNTYSGLSKAGMVSTTGGCRTYHDDADGYVRGEGVGVVVLKRLEDAVAENDNILGVVRAAAQTYTSTSSSILHPSHVSQERIYREVLHQSGLQPQDIDYVEMHGTGTQAGDVEEMTSVINVLAKGHTKNEPLTVGAVKAVVGHGEAAAGVTSLIKALMMLRDGLIPAQPGWPFKVNRNFPSLAKANVRIATKTLDLKPSSKPDKKAKILINSFGASGSNSCVIVEEPPEISEKQEDPRGFHVVTLSARSAFSLKKNRENLIDYLERKPETRLVDLAYSTTARRMHETLRIAYVGTSVRDVVRQLRHDATNGGPNDPKSKIKKSPRLFLFTGQGSQYAGMGAELFAADKGFAELLGTYQDMATNLGLPEFVDLIRNKEIDLTTKSPAQVQLAVVALEIAIAHTLKKWGVFPDAVLGHSLGEYAALAVSGALSVADALYLVGKRALLMEKHLEPHTYAMLVTSLSAEDLQQRIVELKLESCGIACVNGPSVAVGSGPVNDLKKLEQHLLDANDTKSTFLKVPFGFHSAQVEPILEEFEKIANGVTFSNTHTTFVSSLTGTTESSVSPAYLSRQTRESVQFTKALEACEAAGLIGGNSLTMEIGPDPVCLSLVRRTLNIPASARLIPSLKSGQDNWSTISTALKAAYETGVNVNWPEFHKGFKNSVRLLDLPTYAFEYKDFWTPYQELEPVQTTAPSPVVEKVQPPKYPGFTSTSSVQRIESESIQGSKITVVYSSETSEPALLQAIQGHSVVGRTICPMVVYCDMAIAATKYAYWRLHDTKQTPDLSIYDMEMARALVIEERGSRPVINIRNIYNQDQGFARVTFYSITPEGKEIAYGACKVKVAKGVAQKNSPQQLDFLLRSRMVTLQEYSKNRRAHAFLKPVVYRLFANVVGYGEAYQGLEEVVVDTRGSDGMGTVRLPQSDSTGYFTLDPYLNDAAIHLCGFLVNSGLNYPEDDVFICPGFQSWRFFETLHPGKAYSTYVYMQESASNDGSMLGNCYVLDGDRIVQELVGIKFQKMKRAVLQLSLTKTTTISTTEVQASDDSASAGTNTPEASDSEIIDTLLSIVAREIGVNVDEMLDETAFIDLGVDSLVAVTIFTTLEREVGLKLQASFFVEHTTVGDVKRALHERL; this comes from the exons ATGACGGCAATCACGAAACGACATCTCCTACTGTTTGGAGACCAAACAGTAGAGAAGCTCACCTCGATACGAGCGCTGGTTTGCAATGCAAAGACTTCTCCTGCGGCCAAAAGATTTCTCCAGGAGATCACGGATGTAATACAGATCGAGTTTTCTACCCTAAGCAAGAGCGAGCATGGCTGGACAGGAACTTTTGACACACTCCTCGGATTGGCGGAAGAAAATGACGAACAGAACGGTGCCAATACCTTGGTGTCAACTGTGCTGATGTGTATCGGGAGGCTTGGAGAGCTGGTCGT TCATGCCGAGAGAAATTCTACTATTCTGGGAACACCAGAGCGTCCTGTCGAAATACTAGGCTTTTGTACTGGCCTTTTACCTGCTGCAGTAGTAGTAGCTGCCAAGGACACATCAGAACTACACACTCTGGCTCGCGAGATTGTCCAAGTCACATTTCGCATGACACGGGAAATAGTTCGCCAGACGAAATTAGTCGAGGACAGTTCAGGGGACTGGGCGAGAACCTATATTGGGATAACCCGGGAGAAAATGGAGTCTATTCTTGACGATTTCCACACAAGCAAT AGCATTCCCCCTACCAGACAGATATCTGTTGGCGTTGTATCAGAGAAATGGACAACAATTATCGGTGCACCATCATCACTAACCCGATTATCGAGCTGGTCTTCTGAGATTCAGTCGGCATCACATGCAAAAACAGACATAGGCGCTCTTATTCACTCCAAGGTCCTGCCCCCGATTGACCTTGAAAAGCTACTAGCTCCTTTCTCTTGGAGGGACAGGGTGCTTGACTGGACAAAGGCGAGGATGCTATCTCCTGCGTCTGGTATTGATTATACAAACAGCTCCCTCGGCTCACTTGTTGGTCAAATAATTAACGATATAGCAAGCAATGCGCTTCTTATCGATGAAACCATTCAGGCTTGCATTTCTCGATTAGATAAGACGACCACATTCAGTGTTACTGTACCTGGCCCGACGGGTTATCTGCCGGCAGTTGAACAGGCTTTCAGATCATCCAAAGTCCAGTACGAGCTGAATAAACAGGCGACGGATGCCACAGGTTCTGGCCGAGGTGGATCTGATATGATTGCAATCATCGGCATGAGTGGAAGATTCCCAGGTACCAACAGCCCCGAAGAATTCTGGGACGATGTGCTGGCTGCAAACTGTCACATTGAGAGTGTTCCGAAAAGTCGCTGGGATCTTGATGTCTTCTTTGACCCAGATGACAAGTCAACGAGGAAGAATGCAACCACCGCAATGCATGGGGCTTGGCTTGAGAGCCCTGGACTCTTTGACAATCGGTTGTTTAATATGTCACCGCGCGAGGCCTCGCAAGCTGATCCGATCCATCGATTACTACTGACGACGAGCTATGAAGCCCTTGAATCAGCAGGCTATTCGCCTGATGGCACTATATCAACTGAGAGCAATCGAATTGCCAGCTTTTTTGGACAAACATCGGCCGACTGGCAAGATGTATTAAACCAAGAGGGCATTGATATTTACTATATTCCAGGCGTAGGAAGAGCGTTCGCTTCTGGGAGAGTGAATCATCACTTCAAATGGGGCGGCACTTCTCTTTCGGTCGATGCCGCCTGTGCTACCGGTATTGCCACAGTCAGTCTCGCCGTCTCCGCCCTGCTTGCGCGTGAGTGTGACATGGCTTTGGCTGGTGGAGGCGCGGTCCATGTTTCTCCAAACACATATTCTGGGCTTAGCAAAGCTGGCATGGTATCAACCACTGGAGGCTGCCGAACCTAccatgatgatgccgacgGCTATGTGCGGGGCGAAGGAGTCGGTGTTGTTGTGCTAAAGAGGCTGGAAGATGCAGTGGCAGAAAATGATAACATCTTGGGAGTTGTCAGGGCCGCGGCACAGACATACACATCAACCTCGTCATCCATCTTGCATCCTAGCCACGTTTCTCAAGAGCGCATCTATAGAGAGGTATTGCATCAGTCAGGCCTCCAGCCTCAAGATATTGACTACGTTGAGATGCACGGCACGGGAACTCAAGCTGGCGACGTGGAAGAAATGACATCTGTCATTAATGTGCTTGCCAAGGGCCATACCAAGAATGAGCCTTTGACAGTTGGTGCAGTGAAAGCCGTGGTCGGCCACGgtgaagcagctgcaggtgtTACTTCACTCATCAAAGCGCTTATGATGCTCCGTGACGGCCTCATTCCCGCTCAACCAGGATGGCCATTCAAAGTCAATCGCAACTTCccctccttggccaaggccaacgtCCGGATTGCAACAAAGACGTTGGATCTCAAGCCCAGCTCCAAACCTgacaaaaaggccaagattctGATCAACAGCTTTGGCGCATCGGGCAGCAACAGCTGTGTGATTGTAGAGGAGCCACCTGAAATCTcagaaaaacaagaagatcCTCGAGGCTTCCATGTTGTTACTTTATCCGCAAGGAGTGCCTTTTCTCTGAAGAAGAACCGAGAAAATCTGATCGACTACCTGGAGCGAAAACCCGAGACAAGACTTGTGGACTTGGCTTACTCAACAACAGCACGACGCATGCATGAAACGCTCCGCATAGCCTACGTCGGCACCAGTGTCCGAGACGTTGTTCGTCAGCTACGACATGATGCCACTAACGGAGGTCCAAACGATCCCAAGTCGAAGATAAAGAAGTCTCCGCGTCTCTTCTTGTTTACAGGACAGGGATCGCAGTATGCAGGCATGGGCGCCGAATTATTTGCCGCCGATAAAGGCTTTGCAGAGTTGCTAGGAACCTACCAAGATATGGCTACAAATCTCGGGCTTCCCGAATTTGTAGACTTAATCCGCAACAAAGAGATTGACTTGACAACAAAGTCGCCTGCCCAAGTACAACTGGCAGTAGTAGCGTTGGAGATTGCGATTGCCCACACGCTGAAGAAATGGGGTGTATTCCCTGATGCTGTCCTTGGTCACAGCCTCGGAGAGTATGCAGCGCTCGCCGTGTCCGGTGCTCTGTCAGTCGCAGATGCACTTTACCTCGTTGGAAAGCGTGCTTTGCTTATGGAAAAGCATCTCGAACCTCATACATATGCCATGCTTGTCACCAGCTTGAGCGCCGAAGATCTCCAACAAAGGATTGTGGAACTGAAGCTTGAATCATGTGGCATCGCGTGTGTTAATGGACCTTCTGTGGCAGTGGGTAGCGGTCCGGTCAATGATCTGAAGAAACTGGAACAGCATCTTTTGGACGCAAACGACACCAAATCAACGTTCCTTAAGGTCCCCTTTGGCTTCCACTCGGCTCAAGTCGAGCCGATTCTCGAGGAGTTTGAGAAGATCGCTAACGGTGTTACATTCTCCAATACTCATACTACTTTTGTGTCTAGTCTTACGGGAACGACTGAGTCATCTGTTTCACCTGCATATTTGTCTAGGCAGACGAGGGAATCTGTTCAATTTACCAAGGCTCTTGAAGCTTGTGAGGCAGCAGGCTTGATAGGAGGAAATAGCCTTACCATGGAGATTGGGCCGGATCCAGTCTGCCTTAGCCTGGTTCGCAGAACTCTCAATATTCCTGCGTCGGCAAGGCTTATCCCGTCCTTGAAGTCGGGACAAGACAACTGGAGCACCATCTCGACCGCACTGAAAGCTGCGTACGAAACTGGCGTTAACGTCAATTGGCCGGAATTCCATAAGGGCTTCAAAAACTCTGTTCGCCTACTTGATCTTCCCACATACGCATTCGAGTACAAAGACTTTTGGACGCCATACCAAGAGCTTGAACCAGTGCAAACAacagctccttctccagtTGTCGAAAAAGTTCAACCTCCGAAATATCCTGGCTTTACATCTACTTCCTCGGTGCAACGGATCGAGTCAGAAAGTATTCAAGGCAGCAAGATTACGGTTGTATATTCTTCCGAAACGTCAGAACCTGCCCTCCTTCAGGCTATTCAAGGTCACTCCGTAGTTGGCCGAACAATATGCCCAATGGTCGTATACTGCGATATGGCCATAGCAGCAACAAAATATGCGTATTGGAGATTACACGACACAAAGCAGACGCCCGATCTGTCAATATACGATATGGAGATGGCCAGGGCGTTGGTGATTGAAGAAAGAGGCTCGAGACCCGTCATCAACATAAGAAACATCTAcaatcaagatcaaggttTCGCCCGTGTAACGTTTTATTCAATCACGCCCGAGGGCAAAGAGATTGCTTATGGAGCCTGCAAGGTCAAGGTAGCCAAGGGTGTTGCCCAGAAGAACTCCCCCCAGCAACTAGATTTCCTCCTTCGGTCGCGAATGGTGACTTTACAGGAATATTCCAAGAACCGCAGAGCTCATGCGTTCTTGAAGCCCGTCGTTTACAGGCTATTTGCTAATGTGGTTGGCTATGGTGAGGCCTATCAGGGACTCGAAGAGGTCGTGGTCGATACTAGGGGCAGTGATGGAATGGGCACTGTCAGACTACCGCAGAGTGACAGCACCGGCTATTTCACTCTCGATCCATACTTGAACGACGCAGCCATACACTTGTGTGGATTTTTAGTTAATAGCGGACTGAATTATCCGGAAGACGATGTTTTCATTTGTCCCGGATTCCAGTCGTGGCGCTTTTTCGAAACTCTCCACCCCGGGAAGGCGTACTCTACTTATGTTTACATGCAAGAATCAGCCTCCAACGATGGCTCCATGTTGGGCAATTGCTATGTCCTTGATGGAGATCGGATTGTCCAGGAACTAGTGGGCATAAAGTttcagaagatgaagcgagCCGTGCTGCAGTTGTCTCTTACGA AGACTACTACGATCTCAACCACGGAAGTCCAAGCCTCCGACGACTCTGCTTCAGCCGGTACCAACACCCCTGAAGCCTCAGATTCGGAGATCATTGACACTCTACTCTCCATCGTAGCTCGCGAGATTGGAGTAAACGTAGACGAGATGTTGGATGAAACAGCTTTTATAGACCTTGGGGTTGATTCATTAGTTGCTGTTACTATTTTCACCACATTGGAACGAGAGGTGGGATTGAAGCTCCAGGCATCCTTTTTTGTTGAGCATACAACAGTTGGAGATGTGAAACGTGCATTGCACGAGAGGCTCTGA
- a CDS encoding thioesterase domain-containing protein, with protein MPDTTASPKEELLAVIAEELGMDIDDLSDDTDISHLQNDTALSRLILKRVPFSLQDDINRTTFQSCTDIADLKAHIDQVMTLREPPKQSDKRKAKLPIVLLLRGNEATAKKKVFLLPDGSGSGMAYMSIPPIDPSICLYGINSPYLHSPEVFNGTIDDLAQIWTAEIQKVQLNGPYTLGGWSAGGYFSFEVSKLLISKGERVEKLILIDSPCRLLFEALPPQVVECLAKNNLMGNWSEGGTPKWLVNSFVSTIGAVEKYMPTPMVIPNGAKAPEVFIIWASEGVFPDGVEAYPELDMSVRVTRFLVNKRIQFGPLGWDKLFPAQDISIAKMPGSHFMIVHQPNVDTLGKLLGDVIQGLPAERKSHWTVWRNRS; from the exons ATGCCAGATACCACTGCCAGTCCCAAGGAAGAGCTCCTTGCAGTGATAGCGGAAGAATTGGGCATGGACATTGATGATCTTTCCGATGATACAGACATTTCTCACTTGCAAAACGACACCGCTTTATCCCGACTCATCCTGAAAAGAGTTCCTTTTAGCCTTCAGGATGATATCAATCGCACAACTTTTCAATCTTGCACCGATATCGCGGATCTCAAAGCGCACATCGACCAAGTGATGACACTGCGCGAGCCTCCTAAGCAATCTGATAAACGCAAAGCGAAACTTCCCATTGTGTTACTTCTCAGAGGCAACGAGGCCACGGCTAAGAAGAAAGTATTCCTGCTTCCTGATGGCTCGGGGTCTGGCATGGCCTACATGTCCATTCCACCAATTGATCCAAGTATTTGTCTATATGGGATCAACAGCCCATACCTTCACTCTCCTGAGGTTTTTAATGGTACAATAGACGATTTGGCTCAAATTTGGACCGCTGAAATACAGAAAGTTCAACTAAACGGCCCATATACTCTCGGTGGCTGGTCTGCTGGAGGATACTTTTCTTTCGAGGTCTCCAAACTCTTAATAAGTAAGGGCGAGCGtgttgagaagctcattCTAATAGACTCCCCATGTCGACTATTATTCGAGGCTTTACCCCCTCAGGTAGTGGAATGCCTGGCGAAAAATAACTTGATGGGAAACTGGAGTGAAGGAGGCACCCCAAAATGGCTGGTCAACAGCTTTGTGTCAACTATTGGTGCCGTGGAAAAATACATGCCAACTCCAATGGTGATTCCCAATGGTGCCAAAGCTCCAGaagtcttcatcatctgggCGTCGGAAGGGGTGTTCCCAGATGGTGTAGAAGCATATCCAGAGCTAGATATGAGCGTGAGGGTCACACGATTTTTAGTCAACAAGAGAATCCAATTTGGTCCACTTGGTTGGGATAAACTATTTCCAGCTCAGGATATTAGCATTGCCAAGATGCCAGGCAGCCACTTCATGATTGTCCATCAGCCAAAC gTTGATACACTGGGGAAGCTGCTAGGAGACGTCATCCAAGGCCTCCCGGCAGAGAGGAAAAGTCATTGGACGGTATGGCGGAACAGGTCATGA
- a CDS encoding FAD binding domain-containing protein encodes MPIRVIIVGAGIGGLTAAVSLRQAGCEVTIFEKSSFVGEIGAALGLTPNGGRILEHLGFSFQKARTCTLKTWATIDGLTYNTLNQLDLSNAQRAFGAPVRAVHRVDLHTELLRLATMSGEGLSQPVTLKLASQVAEAHPNGTIILQDGSRHTADIVVGADGLRSVIRDAVLSEDDQAKPVHSGQAAFRFLVDTSTLKSDPALASLADGNTDQLSLFADTSESVRERHVIWYACRDGEVQNFVGIHPSQEIMSNKNEEAKAAMMAEFSHYDKKILRLFELAENVKRWPLYIHDPYPNWVKGRIVLVGDAAHPMLPFGGQGAMMAIEDGGILGSLFTNVLPDQIDARLSKFQQLRKNRVSRIQLLSSVRAGRENEVDARISQYADGPTGSIPTTHKERTIHDYSYDAYADLEKSLASDI; translated from the exons ATGCCAATTCGCGTCATTATTGTCGGCGCTGGGATTGGCGGCCTCACAGCTGCCGTATCTCTCAGGCAGGCTGGGTGCGAAGTAACG ATCTTCGAAAAATCGTCATTCGTGGGTGAAATAGGCGCAGCATTAGGACTTACGCCCAACGGAGGTCGGATCTTGGAGCATCTTGGCTTCTCATTCCAAAAGGCCCGCACTTGCACGTTAAAAACATGGGCTACTATAGATGGTCTCACTTACAATACTCTCAATCAATTAGACCTTAGCAATGCTCAGCGCGCTTTTGGGGCGCCGGTGCGTGCAGTCCACCGAGTGGACTTGCACACTGAGCTGCTACGATTAGCTACAATGTCTGGGGAGGGTCTGTCCCAGCCAGTGACATTGAAGCTGGCCAGCCAGGTCGCTGAAGCCCATCCCAATGGCACGATTATTCTTCAGGACGGTTCCAGACATACTGCTGACATAGTAGTGGGAGCTGATGGGTTGAGATCGGTTATTCGCGATGCGGTTCTAAGTGAAGATGATCAAGCAAAACCAGTTCACTCAGGCCAGGCAGCATTTCGATTCCTTGTTGATACATCCACATTAAAAAGCGACCCAGCTCTTGCATCTCTAGCAGATGGTAATACAGATCAACTGAGCCTTTTCGCCGACACATCTGAAAGCGTACGAGAACGCCACGTCATTTGGTACGCCTGTAGAGA TGGTGAAGTGCAAAATTTTGTTGGTATTCATCCTAGCCAGGAG ATAATGTCTaacaagaatgaagaagccaaggcggccatgatggctgagTTTTCACACTATGACAAGAAAATCCTTCGCTTGTTTGA GCTTGCTGAAAATGTCAAGCGCTGGCCTCTCTACATTCATGATCCATACCCAAATTGGGTAAAGGGAAGAATTGTTTTGGTTGGAGACGCCGCTCATCCG ATGCTACCATTTGGTGGCCAAGGGGCAATGATGGCCATCGAGGACGGTGGTATCCTCGGTTCTCTCTTTACCAACGTCCTCCCAGATCAAATTGACGCACGCTTATCGAAGTTTCAGCAATTGCGCAAAAATAGAGTTTCTCGTATTCAGTTGCTCTCTTCAGTACGCGCAGGACGAGAGAATGAGGTCGACGCTCGCATCAGCCAGTATGCGGATGGCCCAACTGGTT CTATACCCACAACGCATAAAGAACGCACTATTCACGATTATAG TTACGATGCATATGCGGATTTGGAGAAAAGTCTTGCTTCAGATATATAA